The sequence TCCGCTCCTTTGGACAATTTGGAGTTCGGGTTGAGGATCCCCGTAAATTTTTACTACAGCTAGTGGGAACCCTCCCTCTGTTTGATCAGGATACACTTGTTAATTATTTCCGTGGGCTGTTGATGTCTAATATTAATGAGCTAATATCCTCTTACCTTGTGCACAAAAAAATCAGCATTTTGGAGATCAACGCCTATGTAGCGGAAATATCGAAGCATATTCAAGGGCGGCTTGCTCAGACCTTTCTAGACAATGGCCTTGAACTGAATAATTTCTATATCGATTCAATTAATATTCCGGATAATGATCCAGCAACGATCCGATTGAAGGAAGCACTGGCCAAAAAAGCAGAGATGGACATCATTGGCTTCACCTACCAGCAGGAACGCAGCTTCGATACCATGGAAGAAGCCGCAGGCAATCCAGGAAATCTCGGAGTAGGCATGATGAACACCGGTATGGGGCTTGGAATGGGACTTGGATTCGCTGGACCGGCGGTGGACATGGTAAATCGAATGACAAGAGGATCAACGTTTGATACAGGTTCTTCACCGGTAGCCAAAGAGACCAAAGTGTGCTCCAAATGTGGTGTTCTTAATGCAGTTGACGCACGGTTTTGCAACGGCTGCGGTCACACTCTCCAATCTGTACAACCGGAAGAACCTGCTGTGGACAAAACGAATTGCCACGCATGTGGATTTGTACTTGTTTCCGAAGCCAAGTTCTGTCCTAACTGCGGAACAAGTTTGATACTAAAGTGTGGAGGCTGCGGGCATGAGCTGAAACCTGGACAGAAATTTTGTGCCGAATGCGGAACGAAGGCAGGCTGAAGGAGGGCTTCATGAACAAGAGAAAAACATATGTTAGTTCCATCACCGTTATTTATGCTGCAGTAATAATCGTGACCGTATTCTCTTTTTTTGGATTAGGATTCTCTGAATCCCTCTTACGCTTCGTAATTTCTTTGACGGCAGTTTTGCTTGCGGAGAGCGTAGTATATCTCTATAGTATCTTCTGGCTACGAGTCACTGTCCGAATAAGCCAAACTCCTCCGGTTATGATCAGTGGAGTTTTCATAACGATTATGTACATGGCTGCAGTTCTTATATCCGCAATTGTTTTCGATGGGCTGCTGGAAGTGCCGCCATTGTGGTATGCTGCGCTGCAGTTGCTGATTGTGGTCGTCGGGGCAGTTAGTCTTGCAGCAACAGGTTTATATGGCTGGAATGCAGGAGCGCAGGAGAAGAAGGCAAGAGAGTCTACACGGAATCTTCGCCAGCATCGGCAGGCGCTCGCAGAGATCAGCATGTTGGCCAGCACTTGGAAACATTCGGAGTGTGAGCAGCTTATAGAGCTAATAGACACATTGGAAGAAAAATTCAAGTACAGTGATCCGGTTTCGAACCCTTCCTTATTCGCTACTGAGGACATGTTAAATCAGCAAATTTCTTTGCTGCATGATCATGTGGAACTGCTGCTTGCTCTGGATGAGCCTCGGGCAGATTGGGAAGTTGAAACCAAAGAATTAGTAGAGATTATCGCTGCTACACTTCAGCGACGGAACAGAGAGCTGTCGGCACTAAAATAGGGGGAACTAAATAGAATGAATAGATTGAATGCACAAGAGCCACCGCCGTGGCAGGAGGGCCATCCAGCAGCTTATATGCCCAAATATGACAGGACAGCTTTTGACTATATTATAATCGTAGCAGCGTATTTGTTAATGCCTGTAGGGCTTGTGCTTGCTCTGGTCCGTTTGTTGAGCACTCATTATAAGAACTATCGTAAAGCCTCG comes from Paenibacillus sp. 19GGS1-52 and encodes:
- a CDS encoding SPFH domain-containing protein; this translates as MAIIEVVKYDGPPGVFAWKYPNQELGTWTQLIVNESQEAILFKGGQALDSFAAGRHTLSTANIPILSNIINLPFGGKSPFTAEVWYVNKMNSMNVKWGTSTPLQLQDPKYNMMIAVRSFGQFGVRVEDPRKFLLQLVGTLPLFDQDTLVNYFRGLLMSNINELISSYLVHKKISILEINAYVAEISKHIQGRLAQTFLDNGLELNNFYIDSINIPDNDPATIRLKEALAKKAEMDIIGFTYQQERSFDTMEEAAGNPGNLGVGMMNTGMGLGMGLGFAGPAVDMVNRMTRGSTFDTGSSPVAKETKVCSKCGVLNAVDARFCNGCGHTLQSVQPEEPAVDKTNCHACGFVLVSEAKFCPNCGTSLILKCGGCGHELKPGQKFCAECGTKAG